One region of Serinus canaria isolate serCan28SL12 chromosome 25, serCan2020, whole genome shotgun sequence genomic DNA includes:
- the LOC127060728 gene encoding GON-4-like protein: MRGASPGRFRFLRGPSGPRAAPGGPAMAMALKMLPCKKRRAAAATAGPPSPRERGEDAELPGGSGAADGGGSARPAGRGPGEASPKSGRKPPVRAALSPGPELPAGPGSPAAAAAEGKIPRLYTEVEVSSQRDLWPSESPGAVPESPGRSSLQVAAARNPTTMKPPKNTRAEEQDGEDVERRKRRRKASKRKREGKSQEEEGSLSCDIKLDESLDRTLEDGAKQHNLTVVNVRNILHEVITNEHVVAMVKAAISETEDIPVFEPKMTRSKLKEVVEKGGVIPTWNISPIKKANEVKPPQFVDIPLEEDDSSDEEYQPDDEEE; this comes from the exons ATGCGCGGGGCGAGCCCCGGGCGCTTCCGCTTCCTGCGCGGCCCGAGCGGGCCCCGAGCGGCACCGGGCGGCCCCGCCATGGCCATGGCGCTGAAGATGCTGCCCTGCAAGAAGCGCAGAGCGGCGGCGGCGACGGCGGGGCCGCCGAGCCCCAGGGAGCGCGGGGAAGACGCGGAGCTGCCCGGAGGCTCCGGTGCTGCCGATGGAGGCGGCTCCGCCAGGCCCGCGGGGAGGGGGCCCGGGGAGGCCTCGCCGAAGAGCGGGAGGAAGCCCCCGGTGAGGGCGGCCCTGAGCCCCGGGCCGGAGCTCCCCGCGGGGCCCGGcagcccggcggcggcggcggcggaag GGAAAATCCCCAGGCTGTACACAGAGGTGGAAGTGAGCTCTCAGAGGGATCTGTGGCCGAGTGAAAgccctggggcagtgccagagtCTCCAGGGAGAAGCTCCCTGCAGGTAGCTGCTGCCAGAAATCCCACCACCATGAAGCCACCAAAGAACACCAGAGCTG AGGAGCAGGACGGGGAGGAcgtggagaggaggaagaggaggaggaaggccagcaaaaggaaaagagaagggaagagccAGGAGGAAGAGGGCTCCTTGTCCTGTGACATCAAGCTGGACGAGTCCCTGGACCGCACCCTGGAGGATGGAGCCAAGCAGCACAACCTGACCGTGGTCAACGTCAGGAACATCCTGCAC GAAGTGATCACAAATGAGCACGTGGTGGCCATGGTGAAAGCAGCCATCAGTGAGACAGAAGATATTCCTGTGTTT GAGCCCAAAATGACTCGTTCCAAGCTGAAGGAAGTGGTGGAGAAAGGAGGG GTGATTCCAACCTGGAACATTTCTCCAATCAAGAAGGCAAACGAGGTGAAG CCCCCTCAGTTTGTGGACATTCCCCTGGAGGAAGATGACTCCTCTGATGAAGAATACCAGCCTGATGATGAAGAGGAG